In Dioscorea cayenensis subsp. rotundata cultivar TDr96_F1 chromosome 13, TDr96_F1_v2_PseudoChromosome.rev07_lg8_w22 25.fasta, whole genome shotgun sequence, the sequence GGTCCAGTTTTTAACAGCATACTAAAAATTTCCGGTGTGTGACATCTCTATCAATATGATATATAATTCAGATGATCGCTAATCGATTCCATTTACTTGAACATCAAGGTTCAGTGCATTACTCCAGCTCACGACGCTCAACAGATGTTTCAGCACGGCAACTGAAATCTCACCGGCGTTCCCCCGAAATAACCTGTGAATCAGTTGATATGCAAGATGAAGAAATGAGCATATGCGAGCGCAATtcaatgtcaaaaatatatatttttcctttttttcagctttttaaacaaaagaagcaaaaggAATAGTCTTTGAAACCAGAAAATACCTTGTATCTACTCCATTCACTTACTTGGCTTATAAGCACATCTATCAACTTATATGCATGCTACAAAACATTACCTTCAATGTTTTGGAACAGTGGTGACATGAAGATGAGCATGCTAGGCATGCAGAATAAATGTCGGCAATGGATAAATACCTACAATGACCTCAAATCAACACTTTAAAGCACCACCTTTTAGAagatttatgaaatatttattatttacttgtGTAAGGTTAACATTAGGTAGGATCTTGTATGCTCGTACAAATAAGAGATTATCTTCATTTAAGTTCCATAATTGCCTTCAAAAGACTCCAAAGGAATGCTAGAAGATAACATGTAATATGAACTCTAATTTTCTTCTGAGTCATAAGCATCACATAAAATTCATCCTTTACAGCTCTATAAGGCTATAGATTCTTATGAAAGTCGTATCGATTGCATCCATACATAAAACCTTAGGTGTACCAAATTGTTGAAGGATATGTTCCAAAGTTGAGGTGTATTTGAAAAACTGACTTGAGGGACCGAATTTGGAATGACAATTGCAACATAAACATTGAACATATAactacatcatcatcatcatcataacaataaataaatacatcttGCCTGTGTTATAAGTGGTAATGCATGTGTTTGCCACTCGGTAGACCATCTTGAAGTGGAGCATGTGGCCAATGCTCCATCCCTTAATGACTTGAGAGCATCACAATGATCTGGGAAGCCTTTGAAAAACATCTACACGGAattaatcaaactcaaatgttaaacatggagaaaaaaaatgattcaaGAGCAaattttcatgctctagatGATATCAATAAGTTCTTTAAGCAATTCGGAGAGCACCAATCCTACAATATCACACATTTATGTTTCACTGGGGCAAACTTCAAAAGCATGCGATGCACATTAATAAGGTTTCTTCACATACTTTGCTAACCAATTTCGAGTTGTCGCATAAAACTTTCACTAGCTAATGTGAAACTTGACCTCTGTTATTTTCTTCCACAAGGTTTGAAACTGGGAAGAAAAACAAGGGAATATCTTCCATCATTGCAGACATATTGTTATGCTCAAGTCCCAGACCATTATTTCAACTTCAGCTGGTGCATTCCCTCCTCATGCCAATTATGATTCTCAACCATACCCTATAATATGCAGCTGTTTCCtaaaacaattttttcataAGTTTAATCTTGGTTTTACATGAACCAAGTTGGCACTTACCGCATTCAAAAATTTTGGACAACACCACTGAGcatgaaaaattcaattaaagacCGTTATAGCATTAAACTAATTCAGTTTTAATTTTCCTTCCTATGGTTTAAAAAAGGTTTCATAGAAGTCTTTTACCTCTGGCTCATGGGCATGTGATGGGAACTTAATATAAACGATTCAATGCTCTAAAGTTAGGTTTGAAACCAGCTCCAATGATATAAATTAGCAGTGATCATACTTTAATTCAATGGGAAAAGGAAGATGAATATAAGCTTACCATGAACTGATCAGCAAGCTCAGATGGTGATGAAAAGAGAAGGCCATTTTTCTCAACTTTCACAAGCTCCTCAATGCTTCAATCGCACATTTAATGAAcggaaacacacacacacacacacaaatgcACAAACACAGTGATGTGaaccaaacattaaaaaattaaaaaaagggtcCAAAAAAGGTTCAATCATCAATAAATTACCATGAGAAGGAAACAGCACATACAGGAAGCCCACATCCAAACATATCAACAACCTGAGGTAGTAAATTTCATCAGCTTCTGAAAGAAATTAGCAAATTTACATGGTATCCTACAAATGCTTGATCACTGATTCCAGAAAAGAACTAAGTTCTGAGTCACCTTCATTGGAAGGTCTAAACCAGATGAGGAAGTATGTAGACACACGCCAAGATCCGCTGATCCTGCAACAGAATAAACCTTGGTGAATACTGGTTAGAACTTAGAACATAGCAAAATGTTTATGATGCAATTTAATAGTACTGACCAAGCAATAAAGGATAATCCTCAGCTGAAAGCCACATTGTACGGAAAGCCACACGTCGGAGATTTAATCTctttatttgttcttcatatTTCCTTTTTTCAGGCCCTTTACCTAAAATGATGGTTTCAAAATACTTCTTTAAACTCAACAGGAAGCATATGGCCAAACAGCAATTTACACAAATCATACCAGTGATGATGAACAACAACCTAGGGTACAAGAACTGCTTTCCATTGCAAATATCCATCCAAAGTTTTTCATCCTCAATGGAATCATCCTCACATAAGGCAGCAGCAACCCGCCTATCATACATAACGGCTGCTTCAAGAAGCATACCAAAATCTTCATCCGGACTCCTGAGACAAGATAACAGCTTTTTAGCCACAAAGCCATGATAAAGTCCATTGAAAGATTAACAAGTAATGATTAATGcatttacaatatatattaagagaagCAGCATAATATGATGATTTGAAACTGTGGTCATGTCCGACATATGGTGAAAAGAAGAGCCTCCCAGATTTGTGAACATTGGTCTATTAAGAGATGGTGGAGGTTGGCAGGTTTGGGGGGGTTTTGGGGGGGCGCATCTGTGCGTGGTCTAGAAATTGATGAGTAAACAAATCAATACATGTTCCTTCCATAACAACATTTAAACAAGTTGAGGATTGCAATGGAAAAAGAAACTCAAGCTTAAGTTTCAGAAAAATTGAGAGTAAAGAAATCCTCTTCCACTCTAGAAAATAAATCTCACCAGCTGGTACTGCTAACCACAAGCGCAGGCCTATTTGGCTTCAAGAAAAAGTCATTGCCGACCTGGCCAGTAAACATGCTTTGGCTTAATCTGTCCATTACATGGACTGAGGTACAGCCTTTCAGGCCTTCAGCTCCTACCACGTTGGAGATAGATGAAAGTAATAAGGTTATAACTCGAAAGGATCAACTCACAAATTGACAGTAAAGCTGCTGACTTCACAACCATTAATGAAACACTTTTACCCATaaaaattaccaaaagaaaCACAATCACATATGTTGTCTTGATGACAGATGTTGTTCCCTAACCTACAAAACAACTACAATATTTCTGAAGATCATGCATCTGAACTAGAGATTAGGGAACTTGCAAGCAAACTAAGAATCAAGTAAACCTCATGTTTCTCCTCAGTTGAAGCAGGATGGAAAAATTCAGGAGGCTGGTCATAGAGGACAGTTGCTCTGAAACATAACAAAATGACTGCATAAGAAATTGGATTTTTCTGGTGAAAATACCTGCAAATATCTAACTCACTTGATTCCCCAGTTTTGAGCAAGCTCATGTTGCATTGCCTGTGTAACACATAAGGATCCATCTGCCATCCTCccaaaaaatttctcaaaccTAGAAAACAGAAAACCAGTAAATAATGACAAGAATTTATAAGACCAAAGGTGATGTCTCTATGAAACAAGCTTcaatgagaaaaatcaaatattaccaATGATAGATTTTCACAATTATATGACTTCTCCCATGGGACAAACCCAGTAAAGTATACCCAAAATTGTGCCAGTCAATCAAAAAGCTTGACCGTCTTAACCAGCTGGAAAATTTAACTGCAGCAAGTGTTGGAACAGATGGCGGATtctgcaaataaaaaataaaaaggattgtCCAGATAACTGCAACTAGCATCTATTATGATCATACTGAGATTCTAGTTAAGTTGCACTCCATAAACAATCCATAACTTGGATACAGATGATGACAATGTACTTCACTTGAGATAACTTAAAgccaaaataaaattagttgCTTGGTAGACAAGCAGCCCACACAAGCAAGATGAATATCTCACTTCAATCAATCACTCACTTGAGAGTGATAGATCGATCTTAATTCCTACATATTacttttacaaataatttcagtGCATTAGAGGATTTGATAACAACAAGGCTCACCTGCACAAGGAAAATATCCGGACGAGGAATTCTAAAGCACAGaaaccaaactaaaataataaattgcaGAACTGCCTTCACTAAAAGAGACAGCGCACTTGATATCTTTGACAGGGCTTGAAAGGACACAGATTTCTGGAAGAGAAATCAATGGtattatttagaaatttgaaCATTTATGTCTACAAGAAACcagaaaaacaaagcaaaatggAACAGCATGATGTTTATGATCAGTACCATTTCGTGCAGATGGATGGACTGATTCTCTTTGATGGCCACATAGGGTTCATTTCctatcaatttatttaacaaaaaggAACAGTAAAGCAAAGTTCATAATCACACCATTTGTATTATTGATATTTCCTCTAACAGGACACTGTTACAAAATAATTGCAGAAAAAGGAACCAAAAAGAATACAGTATAGATAATTTTTCATCAAACAATTTGATTACTATGAATACCCTGCAAGAAACCAAAAAACTACTTCTGTACAGAATAATAAACTACTAGTTACATAACATTCAATATTAGGGTCAAGTGACTTTAGAATACAGAGGTCatggattatatatatgtaagcctcataattttttttgtctgtGACTGTCATTTACATAACCAACACTAGCCCAGTGGAATGATGCAGATATGGCTTTAGATAAGAGCATAACTTGAAGAACAGGGCCTCATGATCCATTATGGTTCCAATGAACATCTTCATGCTCATATGCTAGAAGATGCTACTTAGTACATTTAAAGAGTTGTGTAATAGTTACGCTTGCAAAGAATATAACCCAACAAGTGCCAAACCCACTCGAGGTATAAGAAAGATGGCATTGTTTGCAATTGTGGACACTATCATGCAAAATTAAAGCATGGTCATGTTCCGCTTACCACTATAAAGATAAATGTGTCAGTGGATCAAGCTCACCTAAACAGGCCCAGAAAAGAAGATTCATGCTCAGCAGCTCAGGTTTTATAGCCAGATGCCCAAATCACTTTCAGATCAAGTCTATCATTATCATTCAAAATCAGAAAGACCCAATTATGAGCTCACTCCAAACTGCCTTAACTATTGCCAACAAGCTCTCCTGAAACGGGCTTGGGTATAGACAAGCTCTGGGTTCCAGGTTCAGGTCACAGAAAGCTTCACCTGTTGCATGGTTTTACCTTTTGACTCACAGCAAATTGAAGGTTGACCAAAATTTTACTCTTGATTACAAGAAACTGAAGGCTGTATGAAATCTACTTACATTAATATAACGTGTTTGGTAAAGACTTTTAGGTTAATCAAAGAATGCTTTAATGCAAGAAATGCACCCATGCAGGTGCACTGCATTGCATATTTCATCTAGCACctaaaagtaaacaaacaaaataagcaCTAATGAAAGACTGCATGAAGAAAATTCTGAAGGTTTCAAGAGTACTAAATTATTGATGCCAATGGGCATGATCTGAATCAACATAGATTATATGGAGAGATTTTAATGACTACATAACAACTACATAAGAAAAATTAACTCAGCAGAATATAATGAACTTATGCTTAATTTAAACTGAAACCTAAGGACTCAAGGGATAAATTATCAAACAACTAAGTAGGCAACTGGATAAgttcaaataatttaatacataaaaaCTCACATGGGGATAACTTTATTCCCTTTCCACTATATCATTTTATTATCATTCCATTTAACCTAGATCTAAACAAGCCCTGGCATATCCACTAAATTTCTTAGCATACTATGCTCATTATTATCAATCTTTGTAAAGCCAAGTTGAAAAATATAACCTACTTAAAACATGGCACATTCTAAAATCCAAATTAGATAAAGCACGTATCACCAAACTTTTATTGGTTCTTTCAGAAAGCTATCAACAGATTTAATTGTAAATcattaaacaaaatcatatgCAAATACTTCAGATAGACAATCAGCTCACATAAATTTTATCAAAGAGCATAAACATCAGCTGATCTACACCAAAATATACTTTTAACAGAATACTTCCGGATTCCAACTGGCAGACATACATGAATCTAGATTTCTGCAactaaatgagaaaaaaaaaatgcatgttcAACTTGTAGAcaatagatattcaaaaaaaaacaaaaaaacaaataagagcTCACACCTCCATTGGCAACAATGTCCACCTCTAAATCAGCCTGTCAAATAAGAAGTTGGACACTTCGGTCATACTTAACTAAACAAAGATAATAAACATAAACTAcacacatttattaaaaaaaaggcaaaaagaaAACCAGCAAAGTGAAAGGTGGCCAGTGTAACAACATGTCCATTATAAGGATTAAACTGAAGCTCAAGCAAAAAAGGTTCTTGCAGCTAAAGGGGAAAATCACATATAGATGCAGTTTTTGTCAtgaattatacctaaaaattcattttggtcCATGTAAGCAAATAATGTTCCATTGACTCAAAGGGAgaaaaaatgatttttcaatAGAAACAACAGCCGCCTGGACTCTTCCTACACTTTTTTCATAGTTTAGACCATTCCGGTGCATATCTAGTTCAATGAAATTCAAATACAAAAGCATAAGAACAGTAAGCAAAGAAAAATATGGTCAATAGCCGCAAATTTCAATAGTGAACAACATAGTAAGATtcaatttaattgaaaataaggCTTGAATCAGGCAAAACAGACAAAGGAAAGGCTTATCACACAGAAGGCTCAAAGTTTATCATTGATCAGCAATGGAGCATTGATACAAGAGATGGAAAAAGCATAGCAAGAGATTCACGATGACGAATTGATGAAAATATCACTGAACACGGCGAAAAGCAACATGGGGATCGAAAATCGAAATGGATGCTTGATTAGGAGAAAATATACCTGGCGGGCAAGGGAGAGAGCGTGGAATTGCATCCGAGGACTGCGGCCGATGTCGCCGAGGACCACTACGGCcgctcttctcttcttctccatcgGATCGACGGTGGCGGCGACGGCGCCGTTCCAGAGTCGCGCGCGAAAGAGGGACGAGGGCTGCCGGATTTTCACCGagaaagaaaatttttgcatatcaaaccctagaaaagtagagatttaattaattaaatatgtactTTTATGATTACCCATAAACAAACtgaaattatacaaatattctCACAATTTCTTATTTGTTGGCCTTGGATTTTTGAAAGAAGGAACTACCAAGtagctatttattaaaaataggataaaaaaatataataaaagtttaCAAAGATCAAAGGAAAAGGTAAAGAATACAAAAAACAGATTAAAAATGTAATCCAGTACTTCTACTGTCTTTCATAAATGTCTAGAAAGAtataggggttgtttggattggcttcttAGAAGCCCAAAAGCACTTTTtcataagttaagcacttttggaCATAAGAAAAGATGTTTGTATTAGTTTTTCTATAGCAGGCTGTTAAAAAAAGCTCAAAGTCGAACTTTTTCAAAAAGTGATAAGAGgtgctttttgaaaaaaagcactttttaaaaaagtttgttTTGGGTTTTGTAAATTACCGGGTTTACTCCtcaacaattaaacaaattaatacccTTAGTCCTAgcttattaaacaacaaaaaaacatgactataataataataattctataataataataataattattattattattaatacattacgttataataataataattattattagtaataataattattattataatcataacacattaagttataataattaataataattttaattataattttaattataattacaatacattaagttataataataattataattataatacattaagttattattattattatcattaatattttaataatcactattaatagcaatgtataaaaataactcaatgAATGCCCACTTTAGTAATTTGACACCCTAAAAGCCCTTTTAAAAATCcatatccaaacaacttcacatatatataaagtacTTTTTACATTGAACTACCCAAACATAAAAACACCAAaagacttaacttactctcaaaagtacttttaaaataagtgcttctacaacttgaaaaaaaagcacttttttttaaagctaACCCAAACAAGGCCATAGTCCTtgataataaaaagaattgaGGTGAGAAATCCTTCCCTTGGCAGCTGAAAGGTCATCTAATTCATTCCATCTGCGCAGGATAACAATGCAATTGCTACTACTCAGATGGTAGGCTAGTCTTAAATTGATAACTCGACTCATGCATCTCCAATTAATATCGCTACTACTATGACTTAAAGCCTTCTTGAGTTGTGTGCAGTTAGTGAGAATTGAAGCAATTATTAAGCCCTAGTTGTTAGCAATTTTTAGCCCAAACTCCACAACATACAGTTTGCTTCCAACACCAATCCTACTTCCAATCTATCATTTCCTGCAACAATAATTTTTCTATAAGAATTAACAATGCAAGCTTTGctcttgaaatttttaaagatgatttttttttataaaatgtaaacaaatttcaaattattttaactCAAAGTACATATAAGAGTGAAAATCACTTCGTTTGAGTGATTAAATGTTACACCCCACATTTTTTTTCCCCAACATTAGAGGGCAAGAATAACATTTGTCTATATTTGTCATGATATGGTGGTAGGTAGAGAACATTATTGATGGTTGGTGGGATGCATTATGTCACGCTCACTGCTACATGGTAGATGTACGACGCTCCCATAACCGAGAAGCCCCGCCAAGACCGAGAGGAAGGGAGGTTCCCTTCCATAGAAAATATTCTAAGACCCTATTTGGATAACCCAATATTATGTCATAATCCGTACAATATgtcataatataatattttgacaGGATTATGGCATAATGGGTGTTTGGGTAACTATTT encodes:
- the LOC120274769 gene encoding UDP-glycosyltransferase TURAN isoform X1, which encodes MQKFSFSVKIRQPSSLFRARLWNGAVAATVDPMEKKRRAAVVVLGDIGRSPRMQFHALSLARQADLEVDIVANGGNEPYVAIKENQSIHLHEMKSVSFQALSKISSALSLLVKAVLQFIILVWFLCFRIPRPDIFLVQNPPSVPTLAAVKFSSWLRRSSFLIDWHNFGYTLLGLSHGRSHIIVKIYHWFEKFFGRMADGSLCVTQAMQHELAQNWGIKATVLYDQPPEFFHPASTEEKHELFCRLGNNICHQDNICDCVSFGAEGLKGCTSVHVMDRLSQSMFTGQVGNDFFLKPNRPALVVSSTSWSPDEDFGMLLEAAVMYDRRVAAALCEDDSIEDEKLWMDICNGKQFLYPRLLFIITGKGPEKRKYEEQIKRLNLRRVAFRTMWLSAEDYPLLLGSADLGVCLHTSSSGLDLPMKVVDMFGCGLPVCAVSFSCIEELVKVEKNGLLFSSPSELADQFMMFFKGFPDHCDALKSLRDGALATCSTSRWSTEWQTHALPLITQVISGERR
- the LOC120274769 gene encoding UDP-glycosyltransferase TURAN isoform X2, giving the protein MQKFSFSVKIRQPSSLFRARLWNGAVAATVDPMEKKRRAAVVVLGDIGRSPRMQFHALSLARQADLEVDIVANGGNEPYVAIKENQSIHLHEMNPPSVPTLAAVKFSSWLRRSSFLIDWHNFGYTLLGLSHGRSHIIVKIYHWFEKFFGRMADGSLCVTQAMQHELAQNWGIKATVLYDQPPEFFHPASTEEKHELFCRLGNNICHQDNICDCVSFGAEGLKGCTSVHVMDRLSQSMFTGQVGNDFFLKPNRPALVVSSTSWSPDEDFGMLLEAAVMYDRRVAAALCEDDSIEDEKLWMDICNGKQFLYPRLLFIITGKGPEKRKYEEQIKRLNLRRVAFRTMWLSAEDYPLLLGSADLGVCLHTSSSGLDLPMKVVDMFGCGLPVCAVSFSCIEELVKVEKNGLLFSSPSELADQFMMFFKGFPDHCDALKSLRDGALATCSTSRWSTEWQTHALPLITQVISGERR